In the Pan paniscus chromosome 8, NHGRI_mPanPan1-v2.0_pri, whole genome shotgun sequence genome, one interval contains:
- the IL15RA gene encoding interleukin-15 receptor subunit alpha isoform X5: protein MRLAGRQVPERRSPPPPGLGSARPGRPAVSCGAAAMAPRRARGCRTLGLPALLLLLLLRPPATRGITCPPPMSVEHADIWVKSYSLYSRERYICNSGFKRKAGTSSLTECVLNKATNVAHWTTPSLKCIRDPALVRQRPAPPSTVTTAGMTPQPESLSPSGKGTTEIGSHESSHGTPSQTTAKTWELTASASHQPPGVYPQGHSDTTVAISTSTVLLCGLSAVSLLACYLKSRQTPPLASVEMEAMEALPVTGGTSSRDEDLENCSHHL from the exons ATGCGACTGGCGGGGCGGCAGGTCCCAGAGCGGCGCTCGCCACCTCCCCCCGGCCTGGGCAGCGCTCGCCCGGGGCGTCCAGCGGTGTCCTGTGGAGCTGCCGCCATGGCCCCGCGGCGGGCGCGCGGCTGCCGGACCCTCGGTCTCCCGgcgctgctactgctgctgctgctccggCCGCCGGCGACGCGGG GCATCACGTGCCCTCCCCCCATGTCCGTGGAACACGCAGACATCTGGGTCAAGAGCTACAGCTTGTACTCCAGGGAGCGGTACATTTGTAACTCTGGTTTCAAGCGTAAAGCCGGCACGTCCAGCCTGACGGAGTGCGTGTTGAACAAGGCCACGAATGTCGCCCACTGGACAACCCCCAGTCTCAAATGCATTA GAGACCCTGCCCTGGTTCGCCAAAGGCCAGCGCCACCCTCCACAGTAACGACGGCAGGGATGACCCCACAGCCAGAGAGCCTCTCCCCTTCTGGAAAAG GAACCACAGAGATAGGCAGTCATGAGTCCTCCCACGGCACCCCCTCTCAGACAACAGCCAAGACCTGGGAACTCACAGCATCTGCCTCCCACCAGCCGCCAG GTGTGTATCCACAGGGCCACAGCGACACCACTG TGGCTATCTCCACGTCCACTGTCCTGCTGTGTGGGCTGAGCGCTGTGTCTCTCCTGGCATGCTACCTCAAGTCAAG GCAAACTCCCCCGCTGGCCAGCGTTGAAATGGAAGCCATGGAGGCTCTGCCGGTGACTGGGGGGACCAGCAGCAGAGATGAAGACTTGGAAAACTGCTCTCACCACCTATGA
- the IL15RA gene encoding interleukin-15 receptor subunit alpha isoform X1: MRLAGRQVPERRSPPPPGLGSARPGRPAVSCGAAAMAPRRARGCRTLGLPALLLLLLLRPPATRDARDRLAVLAGRSRISESFNPEVQTHEDCVRLRTMENCPQCHHHRTSRQQAGITCPPPMSVEHADIWVKSYSLYSRERYICNSGFKRKAGTSSLTECVLNKATNVAHWTTPSLKCIRDPALVRQRPAPPSTVTTAGMTPQPESLSPSGKEPAASSPSSNTTAATTAAIVPGSQLMPSKSPSTGTTEIGSHESSHGTPSQTTAKTWELTASASHQPPGVYPQGHSDTTVAISTSTVLLCGLSAVSLLACYLKSRQTPPLASVEMEAMEALPVTGGTSSRDEDLENCSHHL; this comes from the exons ATGCGACTGGCGGGGCGGCAGGTCCCAGAGCGGCGCTCGCCACCTCCCCCCGGCCTGGGCAGCGCTCGCCCGGGGCGTCCAGCGGTGTCCTGTGGAGCTGCCGCCATGGCCCCGCGGCGGGCGCGCGGCTGCCGGACCCTCGGTCTCCCGgcgctgctactgctgctgctgctccggCCGCCGGCGACGCGGG ATGCAAGAGACAGGCTGGCTGTCCTGGCGGGAAGGAGCAGAATATCTGAAAGCTTCAACCCTGAGGTCCAGACACACGAGGACTGCGTGAGACTCAGGACAATGGAAAACTGCCCCCAGTGCCACCACCATCGGACAAGCAGGCAGCAAGCAG GCATCACGTGCCCTCCCCCCATGTCCGTGGAACACGCAGACATCTGGGTCAAGAGCTACAGCTTGTACTCCAGGGAGCGGTACATTTGTAACTCTGGTTTCAAGCGTAAAGCCGGCACGTCCAGCCTGACGGAGTGCGTGTTGAACAAGGCCACGAATGTCGCCCACTGGACAACCCCCAGTCTCAAATGCATTA GAGACCCTGCCCTGGTTCGCCAAAGGCCAGCGCCACCCTCCACAGTAACGACGGCAGGGATGACCCCACAGCCAGAGAGCCTCTCCCCTTCTGGAAAAG AGCCCGCAGCTTCATCTCCCAGCTCAAACACCACAGCGGCCACAACAGCAGCTATTGTCCCGGGCTCCCAGCTGATGCCTTCAAAATCACCTTCCACAGGAACCACAGAGATAGGCAGTCATGAGTCCTCCCACGGCACCCCCTCTCAGACAACAGCCAAGACCTGGGAACTCACAGCATCTGCCTCCCACCAGCCGCCAG GTGTGTATCCACAGGGCCACAGCGACACCACTG TGGCTATCTCCACGTCCACTGTCCTGCTGTGTGGGCTGAGCGCTGTGTCTCTCCTGGCATGCTACCTCAAGTCAAG GCAAACTCCCCCGCTGGCCAGCGTTGAAATGGAAGCCATGGAGGCTCTGCCGGTGACTGGGGGGACCAGCAGCAGAGATGAAGACTTGGAAAACTGCTCTCACCACCTATGA
- the IL15RA gene encoding interleukin-15 receptor subunit alpha isoform X2, which produces MRLAGRQVPERRSPPPPGLGSARPGRPAVSCGAAAMAPRRARGCRTLGLPALLLLLLLRPPATRGITCPPPMSVEHADIWVKSYSLYSRERYICNSGFKRKAGTSSLTECVLNKATNVAHWTTPSLKCIRDPALVRQRPAPPSTVTTAGMTPQPESLSPSGKEPAASSPSSNTTAATTAAIVPGSQLMPSKSPSTGTTEIGSHESSHGTPSQTTAKTWELTASASHQPPGVYPQGHSDTTVAISTSTVLLCGLSAVSLLACYLKSRQTPPLASVEMEAMEALPVTGGTSSRDEDLENCSHHL; this is translated from the exons ATGCGACTGGCGGGGCGGCAGGTCCCAGAGCGGCGCTCGCCACCTCCCCCCGGCCTGGGCAGCGCTCGCCCGGGGCGTCCAGCGGTGTCCTGTGGAGCTGCCGCCATGGCCCCGCGGCGGGCGCGCGGCTGCCGGACCCTCGGTCTCCCGgcgctgctactgctgctgctgctccggCCGCCGGCGACGCGGG GCATCACGTGCCCTCCCCCCATGTCCGTGGAACACGCAGACATCTGGGTCAAGAGCTACAGCTTGTACTCCAGGGAGCGGTACATTTGTAACTCTGGTTTCAAGCGTAAAGCCGGCACGTCCAGCCTGACGGAGTGCGTGTTGAACAAGGCCACGAATGTCGCCCACTGGACAACCCCCAGTCTCAAATGCATTA GAGACCCTGCCCTGGTTCGCCAAAGGCCAGCGCCACCCTCCACAGTAACGACGGCAGGGATGACCCCACAGCCAGAGAGCCTCTCCCCTTCTGGAAAAG AGCCCGCAGCTTCATCTCCCAGCTCAAACACCACAGCGGCCACAACAGCAGCTATTGTCCCGGGCTCCCAGCTGATGCCTTCAAAATCACCTTCCACAGGAACCACAGAGATAGGCAGTCATGAGTCCTCCCACGGCACCCCCTCTCAGACAACAGCCAAGACCTGGGAACTCACAGCATCTGCCTCCCACCAGCCGCCAG GTGTGTATCCACAGGGCCACAGCGACACCACTG TGGCTATCTCCACGTCCACTGTCCTGCTGTGTGGGCTGAGCGCTGTGTCTCTCCTGGCATGCTACCTCAAGTCAAG GCAAACTCCCCCGCTGGCCAGCGTTGAAATGGAAGCCATGGAGGCTCTGCCGGTGACTGGGGGGACCAGCAGCAGAGATGAAGACTTGGAAAACTGCTCTCACCACCTATGA
- the IL15RA gene encoding interleukin-15 receptor subunit alpha isoform X7, translating into MSVEHADIWVKSYSLYSRERYICNSGFKRKAGTSSLTECVLNKATNVAHWTTPSLKCIRDPALVRQRPAPPSTVTTAGMTPQPESLSPSGKEPAASSPSSNTTAATTAAIVPGSQLMPSKSPSTGTTEIGSHESSHGTPSQTTAKTWELTASASHQPPGVYPQGHSDTTVAISTSTVLLCGLSAVSLLACYLKSRQTPPLASVEMEAMEALPVTGGTSSRDEDLENCSHHL; encoded by the exons ATGTCCGTGGAACACGCAGACATCTGGGTCAAGAGCTACAGCTTGTACTCCAGGGAGCGGTACATTTGTAACTCTGGTTTCAAGCGTAAAGCCGGCACGTCCAGCCTGACGGAGTGCGTGTTGAACAAGGCCACGAATGTCGCCCACTGGACAACCCCCAGTCTCAAATGCATTA GAGACCCTGCCCTGGTTCGCCAAAGGCCAGCGCCACCCTCCACAGTAACGACGGCAGGGATGACCCCACAGCCAGAGAGCCTCTCCCCTTCTGGAAAAG AGCCCGCAGCTTCATCTCCCAGCTCAAACACCACAGCGGCCACAACAGCAGCTATTGTCCCGGGCTCCCAGCTGATGCCTTCAAAATCACCTTCCACAGGAACCACAGAGATAGGCAGTCATGAGTCCTCCCACGGCACCCCCTCTCAGACAACAGCCAAGACCTGGGAACTCACAGCATCTGCCTCCCACCAGCCGCCAG GTGTGTATCCACAGGGCCACAGCGACACCACTG TGGCTATCTCCACGTCCACTGTCCTGCTGTGTGGGCTGAGCGCTGTGTCTCTCCTGGCATGCTACCTCAAGTCAAG GCAAACTCCCCCGCTGGCCAGCGTTGAAATGGAAGCCATGGAGGCTCTGCCGGTGACTGGGGGGACCAGCAGCAGAGATGAAGACTTGGAAAACTGCTCTCACCACCTATGA
- the IL15RA gene encoding interleukin-15 receptor subunit alpha isoform X4, which produces MRLAGRQVPERRSPPPPGLGSARPGRPAVSCGAAAMAPRRARGCRTLGLPALLLLLLLRPPATRGITCPPPMSVEHADIWVKSYSLYSRERYICNSGFKRKAGTSSLTECVLNKATNVAHWTTPSLKCIKPAASSPSSNTTAATTAAIVPGSQLMPSKSPSTGTTEIGSHESSHGTPSQTTAKTWELTASASHQPPGVYPQGHSDTTVAISTSTVLLCGLSAVSLLACYLKSRQTPPLASVEMEAMEALPVTGGTSSRDEDLENCSHHL; this is translated from the exons ATGCGACTGGCGGGGCGGCAGGTCCCAGAGCGGCGCTCGCCACCTCCCCCCGGCCTGGGCAGCGCTCGCCCGGGGCGTCCAGCGGTGTCCTGTGGAGCTGCCGCCATGGCCCCGCGGCGGGCGCGCGGCTGCCGGACCCTCGGTCTCCCGgcgctgctactgctgctgctgctccggCCGCCGGCGACGCGGG GCATCACGTGCCCTCCCCCCATGTCCGTGGAACACGCAGACATCTGGGTCAAGAGCTACAGCTTGTACTCCAGGGAGCGGTACATTTGTAACTCTGGTTTCAAGCGTAAAGCCGGCACGTCCAGCCTGACGGAGTGCGTGTTGAACAAGGCCACGAATGTCGCCCACTGGACAACCCCCAGTCTCAAATGCATTA AGCCCGCAGCTTCATCTCCCAGCTCAAACACCACAGCGGCCACAACAGCAGCTATTGTCCCGGGCTCCCAGCTGATGCCTTCAAAATCACCTTCCACAGGAACCACAGAGATAGGCAGTCATGAGTCCTCCCACGGCACCCCCTCTCAGACAACAGCCAAGACCTGGGAACTCACAGCATCTGCCTCCCACCAGCCGCCAG GTGTGTATCCACAGGGCCACAGCGACACCACTG TGGCTATCTCCACGTCCACTGTCCTGCTGTGTGGGCTGAGCGCTGTGTCTCTCCTGGCATGCTACCTCAAGTCAAG GCAAACTCCCCCGCTGGCCAGCGTTGAAATGGAAGCCATGGAGGCTCTGCCGGTGACTGGGGGGACCAGCAGCAGAGATGAAGACTTGGAAAACTGCTCTCACCACCTATGA
- the IL15RA gene encoding interleukin-15 receptor subunit alpha isoform X3, with the protein MRLAGRQVPERRSPPPPGLGSARPGRPAVSCGAAAMAPRRARGCRTLGLPALLLLLLLRPPATRGITCPPPMSVEHADIWVKSYSLYSRERYICNSGFKRKAGTSSLTECVLNKATNVAHWTTPSLKCIRDPALVRQRPAPPSTVTTAGMTPQPESLSPSGKEPAASSPSSNTTAATTAAIVPGSQLMPSKSPSTGTTEIGSHESSHGTPSQTTAKTWELTASASHQPPGVYPQGHSDTTVAISTSTVLLCGLSAVSLLACYLKSRASVCSCHPRSAGHTCSVGSVC; encoded by the exons ATGCGACTGGCGGGGCGGCAGGTCCCAGAGCGGCGCTCGCCACCTCCCCCCGGCCTGGGCAGCGCTCGCCCGGGGCGTCCAGCGGTGTCCTGTGGAGCTGCCGCCATGGCCCCGCGGCGGGCGCGCGGCTGCCGGACCCTCGGTCTCCCGgcgctgctactgctgctgctgctccggCCGCCGGCGACGCGGG GCATCACGTGCCCTCCCCCCATGTCCGTGGAACACGCAGACATCTGGGTCAAGAGCTACAGCTTGTACTCCAGGGAGCGGTACATTTGTAACTCTGGTTTCAAGCGTAAAGCCGGCACGTCCAGCCTGACGGAGTGCGTGTTGAACAAGGCCACGAATGTCGCCCACTGGACAACCCCCAGTCTCAAATGCATTA GAGACCCTGCCCTGGTTCGCCAAAGGCCAGCGCCACCCTCCACAGTAACGACGGCAGGGATGACCCCACAGCCAGAGAGCCTCTCCCCTTCTGGAAAAG AGCCCGCAGCTTCATCTCCCAGCTCAAACACCACAGCGGCCACAACAGCAGCTATTGTCCCGGGCTCCCAGCTGATGCCTTCAAAATCACCTTCCACAGGAACCACAGAGATAGGCAGTCATGAGTCCTCCCACGGCACCCCCTCTCAGACAACAGCCAAGACCTGGGAACTCACAGCATCTGCCTCCCACCAGCCGCCAG GTGTGTATCCACAGGGCCACAGCGACACCACTG TGGCTATCTCCACGTCCACTGTCCTGCTGTGTGGGCTGAGCGCTGTGTCTCTCCTGGCATGCTACCTCAAGTCAAG GGCCTCTGTCTGCTCCTGCCATCCCCGCAGTGCTGGACATACATGCTCAGTGGGAAGCGTCTGTTGA
- the IL15RA gene encoding interleukin-15 receptor subunit alpha isoform X6 has protein sequence MRLAGRQVPERRSPPPPGLGSARPGRPAVSCGAAAMAPRRARGCRTLGLPALLLLLLLRPPATRGITCPPPMSVEHADIWVKSYSLYSRERYICNSGFKRKAGTSSLTECVLNKATNVAHWTTPSLKCIRDPALVRQRPAPPSTVTTAGMTPQPESLSPSGKGVYPQGHSDTTVAISTSTVLLCGLSAVSLLACYLKSRQTPPLASVEMEAMEALPVTGGTSSRDEDLENCSHHL, from the exons ATGCGACTGGCGGGGCGGCAGGTCCCAGAGCGGCGCTCGCCACCTCCCCCCGGCCTGGGCAGCGCTCGCCCGGGGCGTCCAGCGGTGTCCTGTGGAGCTGCCGCCATGGCCCCGCGGCGGGCGCGCGGCTGCCGGACCCTCGGTCTCCCGgcgctgctactgctgctgctgctccggCCGCCGGCGACGCGGG GCATCACGTGCCCTCCCCCCATGTCCGTGGAACACGCAGACATCTGGGTCAAGAGCTACAGCTTGTACTCCAGGGAGCGGTACATTTGTAACTCTGGTTTCAAGCGTAAAGCCGGCACGTCCAGCCTGACGGAGTGCGTGTTGAACAAGGCCACGAATGTCGCCCACTGGACAACCCCCAGTCTCAAATGCATTA GAGACCCTGCCCTGGTTCGCCAAAGGCCAGCGCCACCCTCCACAGTAACGACGGCAGGGATGACCCCACAGCCAGAGAGCCTCTCCCCTTCTGGAAAAG GTGTGTATCCACAGGGCCACAGCGACACCACTG TGGCTATCTCCACGTCCACTGTCCTGCTGTGTGGGCTGAGCGCTGTGTCTCTCCTGGCATGCTACCTCAAGTCAAG GCAAACTCCCCCGCTGGCCAGCGTTGAAATGGAAGCCATGGAGGCTCTGCCGGTGACTGGGGGGACCAGCAGCAGAGATGAAGACTTGGAAAACTGCTCTCACCACCTATGA